The Paramormyrops kingsleyae isolate MSU_618 chromosome 11, PKINGS_0.4, whole genome shotgun sequence genome includes a window with the following:
- the LOC111845044 gene encoding uncharacterized protein, with protein sequence MLQFRRTFENEKVQLQELNRRLSHYLSRVKHLEQENACLVKEISVVRNERTFEWEDQYLAELRELRTTVDQLAFEKSKAEVERERLRREFQTVQTLLFEESGMCRDIDGELKACKVQFQQAQAKNADLEDFLFQLENESRLLQEEHRREISHVKNTIYSRALSNVTQTYRAVPPITVEEVEQCALSMSDNCMEMFEVYRKRVEDLEESLRADEAKVEDLRREKNQYATDFEKLRYELEEQNRLQVHLEGQLKNTQDKYRGELDHYQMIVEDLEQERMFLTSAIADKLKEHQDLMQVKMGLSLELAAYRALLEGEQRDAYLSAGRYLREAPRRIGSSIVRQDRRPPVNTGFETRYIEQVRSSKTSPGISHFRSYEGPGATIGRASSRRDIMLCSKTPQVPIIAVRPVTTLQKCDLKTEIAEEVMVQKKDVSQHSVNHQQFVKDFSPLPSPTSDQREIDREEANKTCVRVVSPPMMSLITMSEKEGGEDAGDVKADESEDRKEADYNVILEQGKIDEEEEVEGALTLEEVTITTQDDFSDDSQIKEEEESKRIDPAEEQEEGEGSQKEEVTVITQEEFSDDSQIKEEKGSKRIEPAEELEEGEGSQKEVTVITQEEFSDDSQIKEEKESKRIDPAEEQEEGEGSQKEVTVITQEEFSDDSQIKEEKESKRIDPAEEQEEGEGSQKEEVTVITQEEFSDDLQIKKEKESKRIDPAEEQEESEGYQKEEVTEITQEEFSDDSQTKKEKESKRIDPAEEQEEGEGSQKEEVTEITQEEFSDDSQIKKEKESKRIDPAEEQEEGGGSQKEEVTEITQEEFSDDSQIKKEKESKRIDPAEEQEEGGGSQKEEVTVITQEEFSDDSQIKKEKESKRIDPAEEQEEGEGSQKEEVTEITQEEFSDDSQIKKEKESKRIDPAEEQEEGEGSQKEEVTEITQEEFSDDSQIKEEMESKRIDPAEEKTIATVSLEEIIEKVIKPAGLDAHLSSSPDSKITYHVEKTEAENGKTQIILESKIEEDLDVSDEALEELLSKEVKKVTLEDVKGTAAGSMIENLLSFGLAKGENLEKLSVNVEIIEEPLEAHSKEDSKVTPTTAFFQSSSKCIQIEELENDPPPPEHYDSGVEELKTSMIAKEYGTGESAEVQEGLKVTDVTYYIQETEYFVSTPDDDPEEGPLSSSEHCEAVHGLSDEMCNQEGPAISQEDSGSQELESKVTYMISELACSEDRDLLCVVEEEIQVSPQMKEATLDVLQEDSKDPKQQLREPLEELQGEVSGELKENVSLITRNDEEGDDGLSVDIRKVQKDSDENSMTIVAEINVSQTLEGSELLEEQDKDTFQETERSVNVDGSTEEHNSVSRSEESSTPQTDVRIRAPHPQADRSEEVSQEGDLKTWQEYTAECTETSQVLQSKEALPQLKVSQEETIVYLESREEA encoded by the exons ATGTTACAGTTCAGGAGAACGTTTGAGAATGAAAAAGTCCAGCTGCAGGAATTAAACCGCAGACTAAGTCACTACCTGTCCAGAGTGAAACATCTGGAACAAGAAAACGCCTGTCTGGTAAAAGAAATAAGCGTGGTTAGAAATGAGAGAACTTTCGAGTGGGAAGATCAGTACTTGGCCGAACTGCGGGAACTTCGGACAACGGTGGACCAGCTAGCTTTTGAGAAGTCTAAAGCCGAGGTAGAACGAGAGAGGCTGCGACGAGAGTTTCAGACGGTTCAGACGCTGCTCTTCGAGGAGTCGGGAATGTGCCGTGACATCGATGGGGAGCTGAAAGCCTGCAAGGTGCAATTTCAGCAAGCGCAGGCGAAGAACGCCGACCTGGAGGACTTTTTGTTCCAGCTGGAAAACGAAAGCAGGCTTCTACAAGAAGAACACAGACGAGAAATCTCCCATGTCAAGAACACCATTTACTCCAGAGCACTGTCCAATGTCACCCAGACGTACCGAGCTGTTCCGCCGATCACGGTGGAAGAGGTGGAGCAGTGCGCGCTCAGCATGTCGGATAACTGTATGGAGATGTTCGAGGTGTACCGAAAAAGGGTTGAAGACCTGGAGGAGTCCCTCAGGGCGGACGAGGCTAAGGTGGAGGATTTGCGCAGAGAGAAAAACCAGTATGCCACCGACTTTGAGAAGCTACGCTATGAGCTTGAGGAGCAAAACAGACTGCAGGTGCACCTTGAGGGACAGCTGAAGAACACGCAGGACAAGTACAGGGGGGAGCTCGACCATTACCAG ATGATTGTAGAGGATCTGGAGCAGGAGCGGATGTTTCTGACCAGCGCCATTGCAGACAAGCTTAAGGAACATCAGGATCTCATGCAGGTTAAGATGGGCCTCAGCCTAGAGTTGGCTGCTTACAG GGCACTACTGGAAGGAGAGCAACGAGATGCATATCTCTCGGCAGGCCGGTATTTAAGAGAAGCACCAAGACGAATAG GCTCTTCCATAGTCAGACAAGACAGAAGACCACCTGTAAACACAGGTTTTGAAACCAGATACATCGAACAAGTGAGAAGTTCAAAAACTTCCCCTGGCATCAGTCATTTCAGATCCTATGAAGGCCCTGGTGCAACCATTGGGCGAGCATCAAGCAGAAGAGACATCATGTTATGCAGCAAAACACCACAAGTACCCATAATTGCTGTAAGGCCAGTGACGACGTTACAGAAATGTGATCTGAAAACTGAAATAGCGGAAGAAGTAATGGTGCAAAAGAAAGATGTCTCTCAGCACTCTGTGAATCATCAGCAGTTCGTAAAGGATTTCAGTCCTCTTCCCTCACCAACATCAGATCAGAGGGAAATAGACCGGGAAGAAGCAAATAAAACGTGTGTGAGAGTTGTGTCCCCTCCAATGATGAGTTTAATTACAATGTCAGAAAAAGAAGGCGGGGAGGATGCCGGAGACGTTAAGGCTGATGAGAGTGAGGACAGAAAGGAAGCTGATTACAATGTCATTCTGGAGCAAGGAAAGATTgacgaggaggaggaagtgGAAGGTGCTCTGACACTAGAGGAGGTCACAATAACGACCCAGGATGATTTTTCAGATGATTCACAAAttaaagaggaggaggagagtaAGAGGATTGATCCAGCTGAGGAGCAGGAGGAAGGGGAAGGTTCTCAGAAGGAGGAGGTCACAGTAATAACCCAGGAAGAATTTTCAGATGACTCACAAATTAAAGAGGAGAAGGGGAGTAAGAGGATTGAACCAgctgaggagctggaggaagggGAAGGTTCTCAGAAGGAGGTCACAGTAATAACCCAAGAAGAATTTTCAGATGACTCACAAATTAAAGAGGAGAAGGAGAGTAAGAGGATTGATCCAGCTGAGGAGCAGGAGGAAGGGGAAGGTTCTCAGAAGGAGGTCACAGTAATAACCCAAGAAGAATTTTCAGATGACTCACAAATTAAAGAGGAGAAGGAGAGTAAGAGGATTGATCCAGCTGAGGAGCAGGAGGAAGGGGAAGGTTCTCAGAAGGAGGAGGTCACAGTAATAACCCAGGAAGAATTTTCAGATGACTTACAAATTAAAAAGGAGAAGGAGAGTAAGAGGATTGATCCAGCTGAGGAGCAGGAAGAAAGTGAAGGTTATCAGAAGGAGGAGGTCACAGAAATAACCCAGGAAGAATTTTCAGATGACTCACAAACTAAAAAGGAGAAGGAGAGTAAGAGGATTGATCCAGCTGAGGAGCAGGAGGAAGGGGAAGGTTCTCAGAAGGAGGAGGTCACAGAAATAACCCAGGAAGAATTTTCAGATGACTCACAAATTAAAAAGGAGAAGGAGAGTAAGAGGATTGATCCAGCTGAGGAGCAGGAGGAAGGGGGAGGTTCTCAGAAGGAGGAGGTCACAGAAATAACCCAGGAAGAATTTTCAGATGACTCACAAATTAAAAAGGAGAAGGAGAGTAAGAGGATTGATCCAGCTGAGGAGCAGGAGGAAGGGGGAGGTTCTCAGAAGGAGGAGGTCACAGTAATAACCCAGGAAGAATTTTCAGATGACTCACAAATTAAAAAGGAGAAGGAGAGTAAGAGGATTGATCCAGCTGAGGAGCAGGAGGAAGGGGAAGGTTCTCAGAAGGAGGAGGTCACAGAAATAACCCAGGAAGAATTTTCAGATGACTCACAAATTAAAAAGGAGAAGGAGAGTAAGAGGATTGATCCAGCTGAGGAGCAGGAGGAAGGGGAAGGTTCTCAGAAGGAGGAGGTCACAGAAATAACACAGGAAGAATTTTCAGATGACTCACAAATTAAAGAGGAGATGGAGAGTAAGAGGATTGATCCAGCTGAGGAGAAGACCATTGCAACGGTAAGCCTGGAAGAAATTATTGAAAAGGTTATAAAGCCTGCTGGTCTGGATGCACATCTTAGTTCATCACCAGACTCAAAGATCACTTATCATGTTGAGAAAACAGAAGCAGAGAATGGCAAAACCCAGATAATACTAGAGTCAAAGATAGAGGAGGATCTGGATGTATCTGATGAGGCTTTGGAAGAGCTCCTCAGCAAAGAAGTTAAAAAAGTCACTCTAGAGGATGTCAAAGGAACTGCTGCTGGAAGCATGATTGAAAACTTGCTTTCTTTTGGGCTAGCAAAAGGCGAGAACTTGGAAAAGCTGTCAGTAAATGTTGAAATAATCGAGGAGCCGCTGGAAGCACACAGCAAGGAGGACAGCAAAGTCACTCCAACAACAGCATTCTTTCAGTCTTCTTCAAAATGTATCCAAATTGAAGAGTTGGAGAATGACCCTCCACCGCCTGAACATTATGACAGTGGTGTTGAAGAATTAAAGACTTCAATGATAGCCAAAGAATATGGAACAGGAGAATCAGCGGAAGTGCAAGAGGGTTTGAAAGTTACAGATGTTACATATTATATTCAAGAAACTGAATATTTCGTGTCCACACCGGATGATGATCCTGAGGAAGGCCCTTTATCGTCTTCTGAACATTGTGAAGCAGTTCATGGCTTGTCAGATGAAATGTGCAATCAAGAAGGACCTGCAATCAGCCAAGAGGATTCTGGTAGTCAAGAATTAGAATCCAAGGTAACATATATGATCAGTGAACTTGCCTGCAGTGAGGACAGAGATTTACTATGTGTTGTAGAAGAAGAAATTCAAGTCTCTCCCCAAATGAAAGAGGCTACGCTAGATGTTCTGCAAGAAGACTCAAAGGACCCAAAGCAACAGCTGAGGGAACCTTTGGAAGAGCTCCAAGGAGAAGTGAGTGGGGAATTAAAGGAAAATGTATCTCTTATCACAAGAAATGATGAAGAAGGTGATGATGGTCTGTCTGTGGACATCAGAAAAGTACAGAAGGATTCGGATGAGAATTCAATGACCATTGTAGCAGAGATCAATGTTTCACAGACTCTAGAAGGTTCTGAACTGTTGGAGGAGCAGGACAAAGATACGTTTCAAGAGACAGAACGGTCAGTAAATGTAGACGGCAGTACAGAGGAACATAACAGTGTTAGCCGTTCTGAGGAATCCAGTACGCCTCAGACTGATGTCAGGATCAGGGCTCCTCATCCACAGGCAGATAGAAGTGAGGAGGTCAGTCAGGAGGGGGATTTGAAGACATGGCAGGAGTACACCGCAGAGTGCACCGAAACCAGCCAGGTGCTACAAAGCAAAGAAGCTCTACCCCAGTTAAAAGTGAGTCAAGAGGAAACAATCGTCTACTTGGAAAGCCGTGAAGAAGCATAG